A portion of the Dehalococcoidia bacterium genome contains these proteins:
- a CDS encoding Ig-like domain-containing protein: MRKISLLLFSVLLAILLFGLVPGPAAGLEFFENEDARAEWQTSISKEKVIRGEQFYATLDLTATIRKIPGGAYGAMISLVNKLPTNATFSYDVFGKKDAASKELPLGSYKMSKSLPELKEGAKFEFPNEKIPSEGYLVFPKDAGFGRYTLYVRFTRIEANASFIHKDITGMIRDYLPPQTFDSGIRLAEIELIEPPLPELTTPMVIAASPGNGFRGVSVGSNISITFNEPVDRASAEESFSVSPAVSGKFGWEGNVMTFTPKKKLSHGTIYRVAVGTSFRDLTNTAPAAEFSAEFSTKSKPSRWWIWPIVGAAVIAGLFVYFLLIRKRRRAMAGS, from the coding sequence GTGAGAAAGATATCACTCCTCCTTTTTTCTGTTTTGCTGGCTATTTTGTTGTTTGGACTGGTCCCTGGTCCTGCTGCCGGACTGGAGTTCTTTGAAAATGAAGATGCCAGGGCTGAGTGGCAGACAAGCATCAGCAAAGAGAAGGTCATCAGGGGGGAGCAGTTCTATGCTACGCTGGATCTTACAGCCACCATCCGGAAAATCCCCGGAGGAGCTTACGGAGCGATGATAAGTCTGGTCAACAAGCTCCCGACAAACGCGACATTCTCTTACGATGTATTCGGGAAAAAGGATGCCGCCAGCAAGGAGCTTCCTCTGGGGTCATACAAGATGAGCAAATCCCTTCCTGAGTTGAAAGAAGGAGCCAAATTCGAATTCCCCAATGAGAAGATACCCTCCGAAGGTTATCTGGTTTTTCCCAAGGACGCCGGGTTCGGCAGATACACTCTCTACGTGAGGTTTACCCGGATTGAGGCAAATGCGTCGTTTATACACAAGGATATAACCGGCATGATCAGAGATTATCTCCCCCCTCAGACTTTCGACTCCGGAATAAGACTGGCCGAGATAGAGTTGATCGAGCCTCCTTTGCCTGAGTTAACCACACCGATGGTGATCGCAGCTTCACCCGGCAACGGCTTCAGAGGCGTCTCAGTCGGCAGTAACATCTCCATCACCTTTAACGAACCGGTGGACAGAGCTTCGGCAGAGGAGTCTTTCTCCGTATCGCCAGCGGTATCCGGTAAATTTGGATGGGAAGGGAACGTGATGACGTTCACCCCGAAGAAAAAGCTATCCCATGGCACGATCTATAGGGTGGCTGTGGGGACCTCGTTCAGGGATCTCACGAATACCGCTCCGGCTGCTGAATTCAGCGCTGAATTCAGCACGAAGTCGAAGCCTTCCCGCTGGTGGATCTGGCCGATAGTCGGCGCGGCGGTAATTGCCGGCCTGTTTGTTTATTTCTTGCTGATAAGAAAACGGCGCAGGGCAATGGCCGGATCGTAG